A genomic region of Canis aureus isolate CA01 chromosome 16, VMU_Caureus_v.1.0, whole genome shotgun sequence contains the following coding sequences:
- the KRT222 gene encoding keratin-like protein KRT222 isoform X2 yields the protein MSKKMDKDEEALKAAQAELKEARRQWQHLQVEIESLQAVERGLENSLHASEQHYQMQLQDLEAVIEGLEKELQEVRRGIEKQLQEHEMLLNTKMRLEQEIATYRRLLEKEEIRYYGCIQGEKKEQKPTTSRVGFVLPSAIINEISFSTKLPQKYENEKVETVTKQAILNGNIVKESTEARGTIQTEKVDEVIKEWEGSFFKDNPRLRKKSVSLRFDLHLAATDEGCLQTKQDNLPDIEVRLIMRRSCSIPSIKPPSTAN from the exons ATGAgcaaaaaaatggacaaagacgAAGAGGCTTTAAAGGCAGCGCAAGCAGAACTCAAAGAAGCTCGGCGCCAGTGGCAGCACCTGCAAGTGGAAATTGAATCTCTCCAGGCGGTG GAAAGGGGCCTTGAAAACTCCCTACATGCCAGCGAGCAACATTACCAGATGCAGTTGCAAGACCTAGAGGCCGTGATTGAAGGACTAGAGAAAGAACTACAGGAAGTAAGGCGTGGCATCGAAAAGCAGCTTCAAGAGCACGAGATGCTTCTCAACACAAAGATGAGGCTAGAACAAGAAATCGCCACTTATCGCCGCCtcctagaaaaggaagaaatcag ATATTATGGTTGTATCCAaggtgagaaaaaagaacaaaaacctaCAACAAGTagagttggttttgttttaccTTCAG ccattataaatgaaatatctttttcaacAAAACTCCCACAAAAGTATGAGAATGAAAAAGTGGAAACAGTGACCAAACAGGCAATACTAAATGGAAATATTGTGAAGGAAAGCACTGAGGCTCGTGGCACTATCca gACAGAGAAAGTGGATGAAGTTATTAAAGAATGGGAAGGCTCCTTCTTTAAAGATAACCCTCGATTAAGgaaaaaatctgtttctcttcGATTTGATCTTCATTTAGCAGCCACTGATGAAGGGTGTTTACAGACTAAGCAGGATAATCTACCAGATATAGAAGTCAGGCTTATCATGAGAAGATCATGCAGTATCCCCTCTATCAAACCTCCATCAACAGCTAATTAA
- the KRT222 gene encoding keratin-like protein KRT222 isoform X1 codes for MELSQLLNEIRANYEKLLTRNQIETVLSTRIQLEEDMSKKMDKDEEALKAAQAELKEARRQWQHLQVEIESLQAVERGLENSLHASEQHYQMQLQDLEAVIEGLEKELQEVRRGIEKQLQEHEMLLNTKMRLEQEIATYRRLLEKEEIRYYGCIQGEKKEQKPTTSRVGFVLPSAIINEISFSTKLPQKYENEKVETVTKQAILNGNIVKESTEARGTIQTEKVDEVIKEWEGSFFKDNPRLRKKSVSLRFDLHLAATDEGCLQTKQDNLPDIEVRLIMRRSCSIPSIKPPSTAN; via the exons ATGGAGCTGTCCCAGCTACTCAATGAGATCAGGGCAAACTATGAAAAGCTCCTCACCAGAAATCAGATAGAGACCGTGCTCTCAACAAGGATCCAG CTAGAAGAAGATATGAgcaaaaaaatggacaaagacgAAGAGGCTTTAAAGGCAGCGCAAGCAGAACTCAAAGAAGCTCGGCGCCAGTGGCAGCACCTGCAAGTGGAAATTGAATCTCTCCAGGCGGTG GAAAGGGGCCTTGAAAACTCCCTACATGCCAGCGAGCAACATTACCAGATGCAGTTGCAAGACCTAGAGGCCGTGATTGAAGGACTAGAGAAAGAACTACAGGAAGTAAGGCGTGGCATCGAAAAGCAGCTTCAAGAGCACGAGATGCTTCTCAACACAAAGATGAGGCTAGAACAAGAAATCGCCACTTATCGCCGCCtcctagaaaaggaagaaatcag ATATTATGGTTGTATCCAaggtgagaaaaaagaacaaaaacctaCAACAAGTagagttggttttgttttaccTTCAG ccattataaatgaaatatctttttcaacAAAACTCCCACAAAAGTATGAGAATGAAAAAGTGGAAACAGTGACCAAACAGGCAATACTAAATGGAAATATTGTGAAGGAAAGCACTGAGGCTCGTGGCACTATCca gACAGAGAAAGTGGATGAAGTTATTAAAGAATGGGAAGGCTCCTTCTTTAAAGATAACCCTCGATTAAGgaaaaaatctgtttctcttcGATTTGATCTTCATTTAGCAGCCACTGATGAAGGGTGTTTACAGACTAAGCAGGATAATCTACCAGATATAGAAGTCAGGCTTATCATGAGAAGATCATGCAGTATCCCCTCTATCAAACCTCCATCAACAGCTAATTAA